In the Desulfitobacterium hafniense DCB-2 genome, CGTTCCTTCTGGAAATGACACCGGGATGAGCGTGCCCATTGCCGTTCAGGCCGGTCTCGGCGAGGCCGGAAGATCAGGGCAGCTCATCACGCAAAAGTACGGGCCCAGAGTGCGGATCGCCAAAGTTTATACCGATTTGGAACTTGTTCCGGACAAGCCGATCAACATCGGCGCCCGGGAGTTCTGCCGCCTCTGCCTGAAATGTGCGGACGTCTGCCCGGCTCAGGCGATCTCCCATGTGAAAGACCCCTGGGTTTTGCAGCCTGAAGATTGCACCCCTTCGGAAAATCCCTATACGGAAAAATGGCAATTCGACTCCCAGCGCTGCCTCTCTTTCTTCGCTTATAACGGCGGGGACTGCGGGAGCTGTATCGCGGTCTGCTCCTGGAACAAAATCGATGCCTGGCAGCATGATGTGGCCAGAATTGCCACCCAAATTCCCTTGGTTCAAGATGCGGCCCGTAAGTTCGATGAGTGGTTTGGTTACAATGGCCCGGTTAATCCTGAAGAACGGATCGAATCCGGCTACATTGCCAACATGGTCAAAGATTTCTGGAAAGACACCGAGCCCACAAAGTAAAGGAGGAAAGCGGAAATGGAAATTGTCTTTATGTTCTTTGGTATGCTGATGCTTCTGATTCAATACGGCATTTGGCGTTATTCGAAAAGCAAGGGAAAAGACACAATTCCGATTCAGATTTGCGGTTTTTTAGCCAATTTCTTATTGATATTTACTTTGGCCTGGGGGTATGCCAGCCTGCTGGAACATGAATATCAGGCCGTGGCGATGGGGTTTGTCTTTTTTGGCGGATTGACTTTGATTCCCACCATCATCACCTACAGGCTATTGAATCCCTCGTTAAAAAAGACTAAAGATCGTTCTGAAACCCTCTCCACGTGACCAGGACTTGGCTAAACTGGAGAAATAACAATTTACTCAATAGGTACAGTCACTTGTCGCCTTGGCTATAAGTGGCTGACGTTCTTTGCTGCGTCATTTGCTTAAGACAAAGAAGGATGGAAATAATGGCTAAGAAGAAGAGAGACCTGGAGTTCTATTATCTGATAATCCTGTTTTTATCCGGGATGGGGGCTATTTTTTACAGTATTATTTGGGGCGATAAAACCATTGATTACGAGGCGGTGCTTCAGCAGAACCTCCCCGGCGTTACAGCCATTGAAAAAACCATAGGAACCCAACGGGCTTACAAAGTCGAGGCCGCAGGAGAAAAATATTATGCCGTTTGCGATTCGGCTGTAGGATATCAATCCCGGATTGAGGTCATGACTATCGTCGGTTCAGCCGGATCCGTGGTCAAGGCTGTGGTGACCAAACATGGCGAGACGCCCATCTTCTTTGAAAGACTTTATACCCAAAAACTGTTTGAACGGTTTGAGGGCCTTTCTGTCAGAGAGCCCATTTATTTGGGAGGAGCTTCCGGCTATTCCGGTGACCTGGACAACAGAGAAACGGATAATTACATTGATGCCATAACAGGTTCAACGCTTTCGTCTCACGCTGTTGCCGAGTCTGTCAACAAATCAACAGCTTATGTCGCTTCGCAATTCTTTAATACCCATTGGGATAATCCTTATGATCGTTTTCAATTTACTGTGAAGGACTTGGCGATGATGATGATTTATCTCATTGCACTTGCCGCAGCTTATCTCAAAAAGTTAGTCCGTTTCCGGCTTTGGCTGCTTCTGGCAAGCTTCGCTGTCATGGGCTTCTATGTGAAACGATTCATAGCAGTCAGCAATCTGTTCTCTTTGATTACCCTGCAAATCCCCAGGTTGACCGATCTGGGCTGGTACGTGCTGATCATTGGAGCGTTGGGCTTTATTGTTCTGCTCGGCAAGAACATGTATTGTGCGTGGATTTGCCCCTTCGGGGCAGTTCAGGAGGCTCTGAACAAAGTTTCCGGTTTTAAATCCTGGGGGATATCCCCGCAAACCATCAAGAGAATGAAGCTGGTTGCACCGACTCTTTTATGGCTGGCCGTGATGCTGGGCACTTTTTTAGGAGACTATGGAACCTTGGACTACCAGCCCTTCAGTGCGCTTTTCCTGTTTAAAGCAGTATGGGTCATGTGGTTAATGCTGCCGGTCTTTATCTTTATCAGCTTGTTTATCAGCCGGTTTTACTGTCAATTCTTCTGCCCCGTGGGCTTTTTGTTAACCTTGCTCAATCGTTGGCGGAATAAGGGAGTGAGAGCATGCCAGCAAATAAGGGTTCAAATGGGGAATCATTGGAAAAGCAGCAAAGGCTAAAGACCGGAGATCTGCTGTTTGCCGCCTTAATCCTGCTCCTTGGAGCAGCACACATTATCGTGATGCTTCAATCCGTGGGAATTATCCGGGCGGATCGCTGAAAAGCTTATCCAGGAGGAAACAGGACGTTGTCAACATGGAGGGCCTTGAAGAATGAGACAATTCGAACTTGGACCATACACAGGATTGAATGTTAAAAAATTTAATATCGCCGTTGAGGAAGACGAGTTTAACGGAGCTATGGCTTATGTCCGTGAATCGTTGACGGAAACCCGGATTGAAAAAGAGAATGACCCGGTTGAGCCGGGAGATTATGTCGTTGTTAATATTGAAGGGGAAGAAAATGGCATCCCCATCCCCAGTGTCAAACAAAAGAGTTTTAAGTTCAGGGTAGGCGATGAAAATGTGTTGGGGGATTTCTCAAGCAACCTATTAGGCAGGAAGAGAGGTCAAACCGTAACCTTTGACGTTGTCTTAAAACCTGTTTTGCTTGAATTTGCGGATTTATGGGGGCACCGGGTCACCTTTACGGTGGAGATTGTCAACGTATTTGCCCTGAAAGAGCCGGAATTAACGGATGAAGTGATCCGGAGGATTGAACCGGGAGTGAGTACGCTGCAGGAATTTAAAGAAGTATTGGCGGCGGAAATCACTCAGGAAAAAAAGACCAGAGCACAAGGGGCAAATATCGATCGAGTATTTCAGGCGATTGCCGGCCGGTGCAAGTATGAGTTTGACCCGGAGGTGTTAAATCAAGCGGCGGAAAACCTCTATCGCCAATTCGCGGAAGAGCTGAAAACCATTCACGGCGTGGAGCTGATCAATTACCTCATGTACAGGAAACTGTCCAGTGATGAGCTGCTCGCCGAGTGCAAACAGGAGTCGGCCAGGAAAATTCTCGGCGAAGCGATCATGGATGCTGTGATCCAAGCGGAAGGATTCCGGATTCCCGCCGAACGATTAGAGAAAGAACAAGAAAAGTTGGCGAAAAACCGGCAAGGCGATCAAGAGTTTGATTCGGTTGCAGCGTTAAAGAAAGCGGAGACGCAACTTCTGCGCAGAAAGGCCATGGAATTCCTCTTAGAGCAAAACTTGGCAAGAGAGTAATCCTTTTTCAGGAGGGAAGATTATGCTTATCTCCAACTCTCAAATGGATTTGCAGTGGATTGAACGGCCGGTCAGAGACATTGTGGTCAGACATACCTTAAGCAAAGGAACCAAAGTCAGGTTCAAGAAACGCACTGTTATTATTGAGGAAGGAAGTATAGTACAGCATGCCTATGTTATCTTTAAAGGGTGGGCGGCCTATTACTTAAGCAATCCCTGCGGGCAAGCGCGAATTGCCTCTTTAGTAGGGCCCCTGAGAAGCTTTGGCCTGGGTCCGGCTCTTGACCAGCTTCCGGTTAAGGTCAGCATCGTTGCTGTGGAAGATTGTGAAATGTATAGGGTTTCCCGGAGCGACTTGATTCAGGCAATGCAGGAGGACGTTAATTTTGGAATTGAAATGGTTTCGGTTGTCAACATGCGGGTGCGGTCGATTTTAGAGGGCGCTAATATTTTCTCATCATTGTCGACTCCGGAACAGAGATTGATTTATTATTTCATCTCATTGCTTCAATCCGAGGGAGTGAAAGAGGATGGGGAATGGTATGCACTGCCGGTAAACTTATGCCATGAACAAATAGGAGAGATCATCGATACCTCCAGGATCACGGTATGCCGCATGTTTAATCGATTTAAACAAACTGAGAAACTTAAGATGGAGCACAATCGGATCTATATTCATAAGAAATTTGTTGAAAATTATCTGAGAACTGAATTACTCTCTTCATTCCTGTTGTAAATACAACGTCATTTTTGTCTTTAATGTGCTATCGTTTAGCTTAGAAAGGCCTTATCAGGGAGTTCCCTTGTCAAAGCCAATGCACATATTACGGCGCAGAAGCAAGTCCAAAACCAGCATAAGCTGATAAGCTGCCGGCTTAGCCGCTGCCGGCGATATTCTCACGGAGATAAGATAAGCGAGAACAGGAGTGTTCATTTTGGCCAAAGGATACGTTTACTTAGTCGGAGCAGGTCCGGGGGAGCCCAAACTTTTGACCGTCAAAGGAGCGGAATGTATCGCCAGGGCGGATGTCTTAATTTACGACCGTCTGGCTTCACCGCGCCTGCTCAGTCTGGCCGGGCCGGACTGCGAAATGATTTATGTCGGTAAATCACCCGACCGGCATACCCTGCGGCAGGATGAAATCAATCAGCTGCTCGTGCAAAAGAGTTTAGCAGGCAAGGTCGTAACCCGTCTTAAGGGAGGGGATCCCTTTGTTTTTGGACGGGGAGGGGAGGAAGCGGAAGCTTTGCTGGCCGTGGGGATTCCTTTTGAAATCGTGCCTGGAATCACTTCGGCCATTGCTGTACCGGCTTATGCGGGAATCCCGGTGACGCACCGGGAGATGACATCTTCCTTCGCCGTGATTACCGGGCATGAGGATCCCGGAAAAAATGATTCGGCCATTGCCTGGGAGCATCTGGTGCCGGCCCACGGCACTCTGATCTTTTTGATGGGTATGGAGAATTTGTCTCTGATTGCCCAACGCTTGATCCAGCATGGGAAGAATCCGGCGACGCCGGTGGGGATCATCCAATGGGGGACGCGCCCGGAGCAGCGGACTCTGGTAGGCAGGCTGGACACTATTGCCTCCCTGGTTCAGGAACAGGGCTTTACGAATCCGGCCACGATAATTGTTGGTGAAGTGGTTTCTTTGCGGGAAAAGCTGCAATGGTTTGAGAAAAAGCCTTTGTTCGGTTCCCGGATTGTGGTCACCCGAGCCAGACACCAGGCCGGTGTTTTAGCGCAGGCCATTGAAGACTTGGGCGGTGAGCCTTGGGAATTTCCGGCTATTGAGATCAGGGAGCCCTCCGATCCCGAACTTCTCACCCGGGCTATGCAAGATCTCCGGCGCTTTAAGTGGCTGGTTTTTACCAGCGCCAATGGAGTGGAGAGATTTCTGAGCGGATTGAAAGATTCCGGGAAAGATATTCGTGATTTGAGCGGGATGGAAATCGTGGCTGTCGGACCCGTCACCCAGGCTGCCCTGGAGCAGCGGGGGTTGTGCGTTACTTGTATGCCGGAAGAATACCGGGCCGAGGGAATACTTGCAGAATTGACAGGCAGAATTCTGCCGGGAGAGGGTGTTTTACTGGCCCGGGCGGAGGAGGCCCGGGATGTACTGCCCCAATCTTTGCAGACTTTAGGCGCGGAGGTTTGGGATGTGCCCGTTTATAAGACGGTGAGCGGATCGGCCAATAAGGGCCTGTTAAAAAGCATGTTGGAAGATAAGCAAATTCAGGCGGTGACCTTTACCAGCTCATCCACTGTCCGCAATTTCTGCCGGCTGATTGACAATCAAACCGAGCTATTGGACGGGGTGAAGCTTTTTTCGATTGGCCCGCTTACCAGTGCGGCAGCCCGGGAATTGGGTTTGCCGATCCATAAAGAAGCCGCCAGGAGCACGATTGACGGCTTAGTCGCCGCGCTTGTGGAGGGTGCAAGGGGATGACCGTAACGATCAGGGGGATATCGGCAGGTTGTGTGCCTCTTCGGAACTCGATTTTGACAGCTTGAAATGATTCAAATGGAAGTTCAGGACGCCTTCCCGTTGAAGTTTGCACAACTCGTTCGACATGGCACTGCGATCCACACATAAGTAATCGGCCAGTTCCTGGCGGCTTAACGGAATATCAAACTCATTGACCCCCAGTTTTTTTGACTGGTCAAACAGATAAGCAAGCAACTTCTCTTGGGTTGTCCGCTTGGAGATGTGCTCGATTTTCTGATTGAGCAGAATGCTTTTGGAGGCCAGAGCTCTCATCATATTTTCGATCAACTTTTCGTGAGACCGACAAGCAGACGTGCAGGTAGAAATGATTTTCCGATAGTTTATCCAGAGTATCTCGCTTTCCGTCACACTGAGAACTGTGAAGGGCAGATTTGCTGTCTGGGTGCAGGCATAGGCCTCCGCAAACATTTCACCTGGCTCAATAAAGGCCATGATGTTGGCATTTCCTCTGAAATCTACTTTTACAACCTTGACTTTACCGGACAGCATGACTCCGACAGAATAAACTGACTGTCCCTCCCGCAGGATAACCTCCTGTTTTTTATAGCTGACTTTGCGGGCATTCAGATTGGTCAGCATTTCAGGCAATTCTGCCATCTGAATCCCTTTAAATAAGGACACCTGAGTTAAAAACGGCAATAGATCGTTCATAGTTTCCTCCCCATGTTGTAAAAACAACATATAGTTGCCTTTAATATAATACAATACAGTCCGGAAAAACAAGAGCATACTGAATACGACATTCGTATTGGCACCAAACGAATAGAAAAAGGTGAAAAACACCTGCCGCAAAAGAATGGGCAGGTGTTGGTGTGCATGATAAATAATTCAGCCGACCAGGAGTTGTCACTTTTTGGTCGGCTAACATCAATTAATGGTTTAAAGAGAATCGCCCGGCTTTCCTAGTTATTAATCACCGGGATGAGAAATGATAACACATCGATACATTCGTCAGACCGTATAGAGTGCATAGCTCCTGCAGGGGCAATAAATACCCCGCCTACCGCCAGGGCAACTTCAGAGTCTTCAAGAACCCCAACCCCCGAGCCGTTAAAACAATAAAAAACCTCAACTTGCTGGGGGTGCTTATGCATGGCTACTTTTCTTTCCTTGGGAACATGAAATACATTGATTTCTACCTGCTCTTTAAGCGTTTGTGAATCCATCAGGTCGCCTCTTTCCGACTTTAATTTGGTGAACCCTCTTTGGTTTCCTGACTGCACTATAGTATATCAAAGACAAAAACGCTGTTGTATTTACAACAGTAACAAAAGATTTACAGTAAGGCCGCCCATTATTCGAAAGGTCTCGGACAAAGGGGCAGCTTTTACATCTGCTCAAAAGTACTCACAATGGCTGCTTGAAAATTAAATAAGGATACCTGAATTAAAGCGATAATAAAATCTTTCACATCCTGTAAAACCTGTTGTAAATACAACGGAGTTTTTGCCTTTAGTAGATTATAGTTATCACAAGAACATAGAGATTGAAATTCTTTTGATTTTCTTTGTCATGTTCTCAATATGGGTGTTTGGACCGGAACAACAAACACCTATGTGAATAGTAATGCAATGTTCCGAACGTCGTGCTCAAGATGGGGGGTGATAGTTTAAAGAAATTTGGCAGGCGGATTAATAAAAAAGGAGATGAGATGATTCTATGAAAATGAAAAATTCCGGTTTTACATTGAAGTTGGCCATCAGTTCTGTTTCATTACTGGTAATGACGTACAGCTCGATTTCGGTTATTATGGCTGATTTGATCAAAGCGTTTCCCCATGTTGATCCTACAGTTGTACAAAGCGTTCTTACAATATCCGCGCTTGCCATTGTGTTCGGTACTTTGCTGACGGGCCTTACAGCGGAAATAGTCGGCAAACGAAAGCTGTTATTATTGGGTATTGCCTTGTATACATTAGGCGGGATAGGGCCGCTGTTCTTCAGCAGTTTTGCGTCTCTGATGGTTTCCAGGGCTGTTCTGGGTGCGGGAATCGGTATAATGAACCCCATTGCTACGACACTGATTGGCGACTTTTTTCAGGGTGGGGCAGACCGTGCGCAATTGGTTGGCTTTAAATCGACAGCCGGCGGTTTAGGTCAAACTATTTTTCCCATATTTATGGGGATTCTAGCTGTTTCGGGCTGGAGAAACGTATTCTGGGTATATCTGTTCGGATTGCTTATTCTTGCGGTTGTATATTTCTATATTCCCGAGCCGCCTAAACTCCAAGTAAATGGCGCAAAAGCCAAAGTGAAGGATTTTTATAAAATCAATTTCCCAGTCATCGCAATTTGCCTGTTTGTATTTTTTGCCTTTGTCGCACACATGGCAATCTTTACAAATACAGCAATTTTTATGGTCCAATCAGGTTTAGGCGATACCTCCTCGGCGACCGTTGCTATTGCCGTACTGTCCGCCGCTCATATGTTTATGTCACTTATCTTTAAATACTCCTTCCAGATATTTAAAAGATTTGTCGGCCCTATCGGTACAGTAATGCTTGGTGCGGGCTTATTGATTATGGCAAACGCTCAGAGTATGACCGCTGTCTCCATCGCCATGATCTGCATGGGCATCGGGGCGGGCACTTATATTCCCTATGCTTATGACCTGATAACAAATTTAGCACCGAATACTTCCAGAAGTTTTAGCATCTCTTTGATGCTGATCTGTTTAAATTTCGGAGGCTTCCTTTCTCCGTTCATTATGACATTTAGCGCTTCCGCATTTGGAAACAACACAAGCGGTTTTAAGATGTTAATAGCCGCTGTTATCTTCTTTGTGCTGACGGCTTGCACCCTGCTTTATGCAATAAGATCTCCTAAAGGGGCTGCCGAAAGATAGGAGTATTATAGCCTCTTACCTGCTTTTTGTTATAGCTGGGCTTCAGAGCTCGATTTGGAAAGTTTAAAATGATTCAAGTGGAAGTTCAGGACACCTTCCCGCTGAAGCTTGCATAATTCGTTCGACATGGCACTGCGATCAACACATAAGTAATCGGCCAGCTCCTGGCGGCTAAACGGAATTTCAAATTCATTGGACCCTGACTTCTTTGACTGGTCAAACAGATAGGTAAGTAACTTCTCTTGAGTCGTGCGCTTGGAGATGTGTTCAATTTTCTGATTGAGCAGAATGCTTTTGGAGGCCAGAGCTTTCATCATGTTTTCGATCAACTTTTCGTGAGACTCACAAGCGGATGTGCAGGTAGAAATGATTTTCCGATAGTCTATCCATAGTATCTTGGTTTCCATCACGCTGAGAACTGTGAAGGGCAGATTTGCTGTCTGGGTGCAGGCATAGGCTTCCGCAAACATTGCACCTGGCTCAATAAATGTCATGACGTTTGTGTTTCCTTTGAAGTCTTCCTTCACAACCTTGACTTTGCCGGACAGCATGATTCCGACAGAATGAACTGATTGTCCTTCCCGCAGGATAACATCGTTTTTTTTATAGCTGACTTTGCGGGCATTCAAACGGTTCAGCATTTTAGGTAATTCTTCCGTCTCAATCCCTTTAAATAAGGATACCTGAGCTAAAAACGGCAATAGATCGTTCATACTCTCCTCCTTATGTTGCAAGAATTACATAATATTTGCTTTTAATATAATACAATACAGTCTGGAAAAACAAGCAGATTAGTACCCGATCCCTTTTATTTGCCTAGTAAGTGCTCAATGGCAGTCTTAAAAATTAAATAAGGATACTTGAATTAAAGCGATCAATAAATCTTTCACACTCCTCCACCTTGTTGTAAATACAACGGCGTTTTTATCTTTAATAGATTATAGTTATCGTAAAAGGACATAACAATTGATTTTCTTTGTTATGTCCTTAATATGAAGGGTTTGAACCGGAACAATAAACATCTATGTGAATTGTAATGCAATCAAAAGGAGGGATTTTCAATGGGAGTTTTGGCAGACGTTTATGGAATGCTGAGCATGTGCAGCAAATGTGGTATCTGTCAGACAGCTTGCAAAACTTACAAGGTGGATGGTGCGGAGACCAAGGTTACCCGGGGAAGAATCCAACTGATTAAGGCAGTGGCCGAGGGTAAGCTTGAGCCTGACGAAAACTATGAGGATGCGATTATGAGCTGCCTGCTTTGCGGGGAATGTGCTGTCGCATGTCCAAGCAGGGTCAAAGGGAATGAACTTGTTCTGGCAGCACGCCGTGATTTTAAGCTCAGAAAAGGCATTCATCCTTTTGTTAAATCATTTGCCTTGAAAACATTGGCTAACCCTAAAAAATTGGAACGGGCATTCAAACTCTTCGGCGGCATGGGTAAAAATGTTCTGAGAAGAATTGATGGTGTGGATTACTTCCGCGGTGTCGATATCAAAGGCATGAATGTGGCTAAGGTGCCGTTCCTGGAACAGGTCCCGGAAAAAATCACGGTTCAGAACCCCAAGCATAAAGTTGCCTTTTACGTCGGCTGCTTCTTGAATTACTCCTTAGACCAAACGGCTCAGTCGGTTGTTAAAGTTCTAACCAAAAACGACTGTGAAGTGGTTATTCCCAAGGGCCAGGTCTGTTGCGGGCTTCCCCAATATGTCTATGGCGATTTCGAGACAGCAAAGGTCAATGCCCGCAAAACCATTGACAGTTTCCTTGCTAAAGACGTCGATACTATCGTAGTTGCCTGCGCCACTTGTGTAGCCATGCTGAAAGAGGATTATCCCAAGCTGTTTGCGGATGAACCGAATTATTTGCCTAAAGCTCAGCAATTCAGCGCTAAGGTTCTGGAATTCTCACAATTTGTTGCCAAGATCGGGATTGACCAATCCAAGCTTCATAATTCGCTTCCAGTGAAAGTAACCTATCACGATCCATGTCATATGGTGCGCGGCATTAAAGTGACCCAACAACCTCGCCAGCTGCTGAAAAGCTTGCCCAAAGTAGAGTATATCGAAATGAACGAAGCAAGCCGCTGCTGTGGAGCTTCCGGTTTGGTCCAGGCGTTCTATCATGAAATGTCCACCGATATTACCCGCCAGAAGACCCAAAATGTCAAGGACAGCGGCGTGGAAATTGTCGCCACCAGCTGTCCGGCCTGCATGATGCGGATCCAGGGCGGTATCAATATGGCGGGCCAGAACCAAAAAGTTATGCATGTTGCCGATCTGCTGGCAAAAGCATACGAAGGCTAAGGAAAGGGCGGGTAGTCATGAGCAATGCAATCATAAGCCGGCTGAAAGGGATTGTCGGCGACCAATATGTTATTAACAACCCTGGGCAGATGGCCCAATACCTGAAAGGAAATGGTAAACCGGCAGCGGTTGTCTGCCCGGGGAATACTGCCGAGGTAGCAGGTATCGTTAAACTGGCAAACAGCCACAATATTAAAATTTCTGCAGCGGGTCAGGTGGCGGATACGAAAGCTTTAGACGGCGGTATCGCATTAATCATGAATCGGATGAATCGAATTCTTGAGATCGACCATGAAAACATGGTGGCTGTGGTTGAACCGGGGATGAGCCATCAAGAGTTTCTTAAACACATAGGGGAAGCCGGATTCAACTTCCCACCGGAGCCCTGTGCAGTAGATACGAGCTCCCTTGGCGGTTGTTTCGCCATTGGGGACTCCGACTCCAAGTCCTTTAATTATGGTCCGACCCGGACCTACCTGCTGGGTTTTGAGATGGTTCTTCCTACAGGAGAAGTTTTGAATATCGGCAACAAATGCATTAAGAACGTGTCTGGTTTGGATTTCATCCATCTCGCAGTGGCCAGCCAGGGAACCTTGGGGATTTTCACTAAGCTTCTGGTGAGACTTTTAGCGGCTCCTCTGGCGAAAAAGGCAGTTATTGCCCGCTTTGCTTCAATTCACAAAGCAAATGCTGCATTGAATACGTTGATTAAGCGTCATATCCACCCGGACCGCATGAACCTCATTAGTGAAAGTCTGACCAAAGAAGTTTTACCGGGTGCAGGGCATCTGGCGCTGATTGACCTGGAGGGCTTTGTCGAGTCGGGGACTAATCTTGCCAAAGAAATCGCGGCAATGCTTACGTTGGGCGGCGGAACGGATGTCCAAATCATTGACGATGCGGGCGGCTATGAGAACGTGATCAACGCGTGGCTTAAGGTTCGGCAGACTCTCTATAACCAACCCGGGCAGGTTCTGGAGTTTGCGGTAGGTCCCATGAAAATGCCCCAGGCTCTTACGCAATTGGAAGGAATCATCGGGGACCTGGGAGCCTATCCGGGTGTTGTCATCGAAGGCTTATTGGGCTTCGCCCGGTTGCTGCTGCCGGAGAATGCGGACAAGATGGCTTTGGCCGCTCAAGTCAATAAAATGGCGTTATCTCTGGGTGGCAATATCACAGGATTCCTTGGCCAAAAGCTGATATGTCAAGCTCAAAATGACGCTGAAATGTGGGCGGATACCACGGCGCTCTTAAATGAGCTGCGCAACCAATTCGACCCCAAAGGGATTCTTAGTCCAGGGGTAAGCCTGCAGGCTTGATTGATAAAGAAGGAGGGCTGCACATGTTATCGCAAACGGTTATCAA is a window encoding:
- a CDS encoding FAD-binding oxidoreductase codes for the protein MSNAIISRLKGIVGDQYVINNPGQMAQYLKGNGKPAAVVCPGNTAEVAGIVKLANSHNIKISAAGQVADTKALDGGIALIMNRMNRILEIDHENMVAVVEPGMSHQEFLKHIGEAGFNFPPEPCAVDTSSLGGCFAIGDSDSKSFNYGPTRTYLLGFEMVLPTGEVLNIGNKCIKNVSGLDFIHLAVASQGTLGIFTKLLVRLLAAPLAKKAVIARFASIHKANAALNTLIKRHIHPDRMNLISESLTKEVLPGAGHLALIDLEGFVESGTNLAKEIAAMLTLGGGTDVQIIDDAGGYENVINAWLKVRQTLYNQPGQVLEFAVGPMKMPQALTQLEGIIGDLGAYPGVVIEGLLGFARLLLPENADKMALAAQVNKMALSLGGNITGFLGQKLICQAQNDAEMWADTTALLNELRNQFDPKGILSPGVSLQA